In a genomic window of Methanocalculus natronophilus:
- a CDS encoding GntP family permease, with translation METLSAFLICLLAITLATAYFRIPPFPALFGSALLFGWLAGLPSDIIVDAAGAGAGRIFAILGVAVFGGSVIAASLSAGNSIPRILADINALSRRPALHAGLSGWLLAVPFMCAITPFLVLAPLFKSYTDNSAAVGRLFSLVAAGSVLSFVLIAPAPVMAALMQTFGAEPALNLITIPLSLLLLAGIIALLSPATRMDTEDTEVLMSSRWAAWAPIAIPVLIITAGFLIPGIGLLGTLPVALLAGALVAVLGIPATARRKTVTEGTKHAGVIIFDLCGAGAFGAVIAASTFPADVSGILLSAVPVVCIPFILAALIQTAQGSRVVTAVIAADIIAETAIPDLIPAAPLLLMIAGGTMVISYVSDPFFWLVNRTSGGSIRETVLTFTLPLAAAGCLVFGVALLLI, from the coding sequence GTGGAGACACTCTCCGCTTTTCTCATCTGCCTGCTTGCAATCACACTTGCCACAGCTTATTTCAGGATACCCCCGTTTCCGGCTCTTTTTGGCTCAGCTCTTCTCTTCGGATGGCTCGCCGGGCTGCCTTCCGATATCATTGTTGATGCTGCAGGCGCGGGAGCAGGCAGGATCTTCGCAATCCTCGGTGTCGCTGTCTTTGGCGGATCCGTCATTGCAGCATCTCTATCAGCTGGAAACAGCATTCCACGAATTCTCGCCGATATTAACGCTCTCTCACGGAGACCTGCGTTGCATGCCGGGCTCTCCGGGTGGCTGCTTGCTGTTCCCTTCATGTGCGCGATCACGCCGTTCCTTGTCCTTGCACCCCTCTTCAAAAGCTATACAGACAATTCCGCAGCAGTCGGCCGCCTCTTCTCCCTGGTTGCCGCAGGATCCGTTCTCTCCTTTGTCCTGATTGCTCCAGCACCCGTTATGGCAGCACTCATGCAGACCTTTGGGGCAGAACCTGCCCTGAACCTCATCACCATACCCCTCTCCCTCCTCCTCCTTGCAGGAATCATCGCTCTTCTCAGCCCGGCTACCAGGATGGATACGGAAGATACAGAGGTTTTGATGAGTTCCCGTTGGGCTGCATGGGCCCCGATAGCCATCCCGGTTCTGATCATCACTGCCGGGTTTCTCATTCCGGGAATCGGACTCCTCGGAACGCTCCCGGTGGCGCTTCTTGCCGGGGCACTGGTTGCAGTCCTTGGAATACCTGCAACGGCCCGGAGAAAAACAGTGACTGAAGGAACAAAGCATGCCGGCGTCATCATCTTTGACCTCTGCGGAGCCGGTGCTTTTGGAGCGGTCATCGCAGCAAGCACGTTTCCAGCCGATGTCTCAGGGATCCTCCTTTCAGCTGTTCCGGTTGTCTGTATCCCCTTCATCCTGGCAGCACTCATCCAGACCGCACAAGGGTCCCGCGTTGTCACTGCCGTTATTGCAGCCGACATCATTGCTGAGACGGCCATTCCAGACCTCATCCCCGCAGCTCCGCTTCTCCTGATGATCGCAGGGGGGACGATGGTGATCAGCTATGTCAGTGATCCCTTCTTCTGGCTCGTGAACAGAACATCAGGCGGGAGTATCAGGGAGACGGTGCTCACCTTCACCCTGCCACTGGCTGCTGCCGGATGCCTTGTCTTCGGGGTGGCGCTCCTTTTGATCTGA
- a CDS encoding ZPR1 zinc finger domain-containing protein has product MKQALSGPCPLCQNEIDYIYQTENIPFFSDILIMCGLCESCGFRLTDTIILADHGPIRFEFQVQRADDLYTRVIRSTSGRIEIPELGVTVDPGPACSGFISNVEGVLARVEDAIKTVLLSAEAEERQKAIEGLETLASARKGEIPFTLIIEDPSGNSAIISDTATQAPFEPEPE; this is encoded by the coding sequence GTGAAACAGGCCCTCTCCGGCCCATGCCCACTCTGCCAAAACGAGATTGACTATATCTACCAGACAGAGAATATCCCATTCTTTTCGGATATTCTCATTATGTGCGGTCTCTGCGAGTCCTGTGGCTTCCGACTGACCGACACGATTATCCTCGCAGATCATGGACCGATACGTTTTGAGTTTCAGGTGCAGCGTGCTGATGACCTCTACACCCGTGTTATCCGGTCCACCTCTGGCAGGATCGAGATCCCCGAGCTTGGCGTAACTGTCGATCCCGGTCCGGCATGCAGTGGATTCATCTCCAATGTCGAAGGTGTGCTTGCACGGGTAGAGGATGCGATTAAAACTGTCCTTTTGTCAGCAGAAGCCGAAGAGCGACAAAAGGCCATCGAAGGTCTTGAAACACTTGCCAGTGCACGGAAAGGAGAAATACCATTTACCCTGATCATCGAAGATCCAAGTGGAAACAGCGCAATCATCAGCGATACTGCAACCCAGGCCCCGTTTGAACCGGAACCGGAGTGA
- a CDS encoding cell division protein SepF, protein MGFLESIIGGKGATPKEEEYMDLDLAAYETAATGEEPALMYVRIATISDLKDTPRIKDEVYNNNIVIIDIQKLKLDKITFERVMKDLKDVARDVNGDIIGIGDQRYVVVTPTSVKISREKIGGGT, encoded by the coding sequence ATGGGATTTCTTGAATCCATCATTGGCGGAAAGGGTGCCACCCCCAAGGAGGAGGAGTATATGGACCTCGATCTGGCTGCGTATGAGACAGCAGCAACAGGCGAGGAGCCTGCCCTGATGTATGTCAGGATTGCAACAATCAGTGATCTCAAGGATACACCCCGGATCAAGGACGAGGTGTACAACAACAACATTGTAATCATTGACATTCAGAAACTCAAGCTCGACAAAATCACCTTTGAGCGGGTGATGAAAGACCTAAAGGATGTCGCACGCGATGTGAACGGCGACATCATCGGGATCGGCGACCAGCGGTATGTCGTTGTCACCCCGACATCAGTGAAGATCTCACGGGAGAAGATCGGTGGGGGCACGTAG